A window from Plasmodium gaboni strain SY75 chromosome 9, whole genome shotgun sequence encodes these proteins:
- a CDS encoding hypothetical protein (conserved Plasmodium protein, unknown function), protein MELNKNEKKKKDDEDDWELHPLFLSKIPKKNDIDKNAALSALITLINEEEEKEVYNYEPRRKNLRKKITERGEIIHKKDRRNMFEPYQNYKDIKSFDKKNNFNKDNLINDNTQMNLNVNNNIDQNINYIQDDNNISNPDTTNNTRKDGDETTMGELLVCLNMINLK, encoded by the coding sequence atggaacttaataagaatgaaaagaaaaaaaaagatgatgaagatgatTGGGAACTTCATccattatttttatctaaaattcctaaaaaaaatgatatagATAAGAATGCAGCTCTGTCAGCTTTAATAACATTAATTAAcgaagaagaagaaaaagaagtTTATAACTATGAACCAAGAAGAAAAAATctaagaaaaaaaataaccGAAAGAGGAGAAATCATTCATAAAAAAGATAGAAGAAATATGTTTGAACCTtatcaaaattataaagatataaaatcttttgataagaaaaataatttcaataaagataatttaattaatgataatacacaaatgaatttaaatgtaaataataatatagatcaaaatattaattatatacaagatgataataatatatccAATCCTGATACAACTAATAACACAAGAAAAGATGGAGATGAAACAACTATGGGTGAATTATTAGTTTGTTTGAATATGATAAACTTAAAATGA
- a CDS encoding hypothetical protein (conserved Plasmodium protein, unknown function): ETFALKHVKFCNKLITLIICLTITNCILLVAPAFFFNSYEDFFFFFFFFFFFFFFIIVIFLKRDKTILKCVCELELLPWDEKRKLPVHYAEFNDTLISPNEITNYLQGLFQQENINEEQLKNFFGTDNYEQIYYVILNNLKNQKQMMNTTPM; this comes from the exons GAAACTTTTGCTTTAAAGCATGTCAAGTTTtgtaataaattaattacTTTAATTATATGTCTTACTATAACAAATTGTATTTTGCTGGTTGCACCcgcttttttttttaattcttatgagga tttttttttttttttttttttttttttttttttttttttttttattattgtaatatttttaaaaag AGATAAAACAATTCTGAAATGTGTTTGTGAATTGGAGCTTTTACCTTGGGATGAAAAACGAAAATTACCAGTTCATTATGCCGAATTCAATGATACATTGATTAGTCCTAACGAAATAACAAATTATC TTCAGGGATTATTTCAGCAAGAAAACATTAACGAGGAACAACTTAAAAACTTTTTTGGAACAGATAATTAtgaacaaatatattatgtcattttgaataatttaaaaaatcaaaaaCAAATGATGAATACTACACctatgtaa
- a CDS encoding hypothetical protein (conserved Plasmodium protein, unknown function) yields the protein MIFKSVRNLSNKVCDVLVSFGVRQNKTTFISHPGVMVVSQLLEMKLITRPRATLTQENVNAMVEFDYELAKKAQIAVDNNLPVNFFDLEYIDRPEYLKLLLEEKEILEKAREEVLKMEKGNYKIPDILKNYKRVEIPREWRKELEIDEKILKEQPGLKENIELQTIMNNYIRNKFNKNKDLNSKKEIKN from the exons ATGATATTTAAAAGTGTTAGGAATTTATCTAATAAAGTGTGCGATGTTTTAGTATCCTTTGGCGTGCGTCAAAATAAAACTACATTTATATCACATCCAG GTGTTATGGTAGTATCTCAATTATTAGaaatgaaattaataaCTAGACCAAGAGCAACATTAACTCAAGAAAATGTTAATGCTATGGTCGAATTTGATTATGAGCTTGCTAAAAAAGCACAAATAGCtgttgataataatttgccagtgaatttttttgatttgGAATATATAGACAGACCAGAATATTTGAAATTATTACttgaagaaaaagaaattttaGAAAAGGCACGAGAAGAAGTTTTGAAAATGGAAAAAggaaattataaaatacCAGATATActaaaaaattacaaaagAGTGGAAATACCAAGAGAATGGAGAAAAGAATTAGAAATCgatgaaaaaatattaaaagaacAACCAGGATTAAAGGAAAATATTGAATTACAAACTATTATGAATAACTATATtagaaataaatttaataaaaacaaagatctaaattcaaaaaaggagataaaaaattaa
- a CDS encoding hypothetical protein (conserved Plasmodium protein, unknown function): MGNKMLLTKKDKNGLKKAVYILLILILIFYDQWSFPLVYSFCINKRSFVLNSLGKNDNAPKYRIRDNGKTLLEIGNSIKEQNVSKALANLDELFIAAPDDKKLSKKMSTICGNVLNLCGRFNDINNMIKIIEKMKTHNVEMQENSYLAICNYYISNNYIYEYILTINKMIEKNITIRERFYKYILVHILDLSFEKNYASQRMDYNLNDKYTKDSLISGREINHTHNNIHMDINNNERNNLIKNIDYNNFDKYQNMLNKYDITLEEEDQKYILHNYLLIDIFKHMNDNKIKIKLIYLLKLIYYVYENIQYIIRKIRTQENFMSNDNEENESINDTHKRNHEKLKDKYGRNGTNGSIFTNHNNEEQMDNMHKQKNTNKNKKLFILKDILIEQLRQILELYKMNYESMNINIKKYEETLDEEERRSIYYNVNKITKRLPFIKLTENVKNTYNCKNCDENINTYFLSLKHIIIVIINIIMITHQFNNKEILKIKHFFSILNGPIDNAEGHKEKKDETEKSGRNNQKNEQNEQDEKNDNNITNQKNEQNNSNLLHNQEQTSVNEKNHSSNMNEMNKLFDKGNYTCLLDGANIGYNKQNVENGRFSFLQIEILKEIIKKKNNEKPLIILPKIYHYKNSLKYLHSKEGKHNEFESNDKNENEEDSCKDTNLKGKKNSHIFIPNKTIKIKKTSPFFSEPRHITRRENDISNFNNGRMSDNINDTNNSEKNESYNNSNDALSYIKRIFNRLDSTDVDIIKKWEKEKCLYICNYNMYDDYYYILGSLAKSNNFFNIYYYIDELSKHFNKYETLNHNIIIDNYNIIDNNLVYNNREVLYVHNNIIYDKNSDIMVLVSEENMNRENKYISMNEQYYNDKIKKNNANVKLFEQYKNSIKFLDKDIIKYNNNIFMDTYMYDIENAEHKLIKPNEDDKEKINEQQINDKNKDILKKKINTLQNNDNILNKNKKSLKDITESIDHQNNNDKEKKNNNNNNMNNNNNTFHYSNIYIKCVTDMNSVQKPIYIYTNDKMKNHYFNEYTNYILKKWKKKSFISFYFKQPVILSELKEQAGNNTIDVDNILQNYRLPFVNLENFKLYIDDIVSYKQKNVYHIKINTPYKTFMSYQKDHFPYMSHNNIVKYLCIDFSKI; this comes from the exons ATGGGTAATAAAATGCTTTTAACAAAAAAGGATAAAAATGGATTAAAGAAAGcagtatatatattattaatattaatactTATCTTCTATGACCAATGGTCATTTCCTTTGGTTTATTCTTTCtgtattaataaaagatcgtttgttttaaattcattaggaaaaaatgataac GCACCGAAGTACAGAATTCGAGATAATGGGAAGACCCTTTTAGAAATTGGAAACAGCATAAAGGAACAAAATGTTTCAAAGGCTTTAGCTAATTTGGATGAACTTTTCATAGCAGCTCctgatgataaaaaattatcaaaaaaGATGAGTACGATTTGTGGAAATGTGTTAAATTTATGTGGACGAtttaatgatattaataatatgatcAAGATTATAGAGAAGATGAAAACTCATAATGTTGAAATGCAAGAAAATTCATATCTTGCCAtatgtaattattatatatcgaataattacatatatgaatatattctaactataaataaaatgattGAGAAGAATATCACTATAAGGGAAAGgttttataaatatatattagtaCATATATTAGACTTATCctttgaaaaaaattatgcAAGTCAAAGAATGGATTACAATTTGaatgataaatatacaaaagACAGTCTTATAAGTGGTAGAGAAATTAATCATACACATAACAATATACACAtggatataaataataatgaaagaaataatttaataaaaaatatagattacaataattttgataagtatcaaaatatgttaaataaatatgatattacattggaagaagaagatcaaaaatatatattacacaATTATTTACTTATAGATATTTTCAAACATatgaatgataataaaataaaaattaaacttatatatttattaaaacttatttattatgtatatgaaaatatacaatatattataagaaaaattagAACTCAAGAAAATTTTATGTCAAATGATAACGAAGAAAATGAATCTATAAATGATACCCATAAAAGGAATcatgaaaaattaaaagataaatatgGAAGAAATGGAACCAATGGAAGCATTTTTACAaatcataataatgaagaaCAAATGGATAATATGcataaacaaaaaaatacaaataaaaataaaaaactttttattttaaaagatatattaatagAACAATTAAGACAAATTTTAGAGTTATACAAAATGAATTATGAATCcatgaatataaatataaaaaaatatgaagaaaCATTAGATGAAGAAGAGAGAAGaagtatatattataatgttAACAAAATAACAAAGAGGTTAccatttattaaattaacTGAAAATGTAAAGAATACTTATAACTGTAAAAATTgtgatgaaaatattaatacatattttcTGTCcttaaaacatataataattgtaattattaatataataatgataactcatcaatttaataataaagaaattttaaaaataaaacatttcTTTTCAATTCTAAATGGTCCAATAGATAATGCCGAAGGGCATAAGGAAAAAAAGGATGAAACAGAAAAAAGTGGACGGaataatcaaaaaaatgaacaaaatgagcaagatgaaaaaaatgataataatataacgaatcaaaaaaatgaacaaaataattcaaattTACTACATAATCAAGAACAAACAAGTGTGAACGAAAAAAACCATTCATCCAATATGAACGAAATGAATAAATTGTTTGATAAAGGTAATTATACATGTCTATTAGATGGAGCGAATATAGGATATAATAAACAGAATGTAGAAAATGGAAGGTTTAGCTTTTTAcaaatagaaatattaaaagaaattataaaaaagaaaaataatgaGAAACCTCTAATTATACTTCCAAaaatttatcattataaaaattctttaaaatatctACATTCAAAAGAAGGCAAACATAATGAATTCGAAtcaaatgataaaaatgaaaatgaagaagattCATGCAAAGATACAAATttaaaaggaaaaaagaattcgcatatatttataccaaataaaactataaaaataaaaaagacGAGTCCATTTTTTTCAGAGCCTAGACATATAACAAGAAGAGAAAATGATATTTcaaattttaataatggTCGTATGTctgataatataaatgatacAAATAATTCAGAAAAGAATGAATCATATAACAATTCAAATGATGCTTTAtcttatataaaaagaatatttaataGATTAGATAGTACAGATgttgatataataaagaaatgggaaaaagaaaaatgtttatatatatgtaattataatatgtatgatgattattattatatattagGAAGTCTAGCAAAAAGTAACaatttctttaatatatattattatatagatGAATTATCtaaacattttaataaatatgaaacgttaaatcataatattatcattgataattataatattattgataataatttagTTTATAATAACAGAGAGGTATTATATGTAcacaataatataatatatgataaaaatagtGATATTATGGTTTTGGTTAGtgaagaaaatatgaatcgagagaataaatatatatctatgaatgaacaatattataatgataaaataaaaaaaaataatgctaatgtaaaattatttgaacaatataaaaatagtataaaatttttagataaagatattattaaatataataataatatttttatggatacatatatgtatgataTTGAAAATGCAGAACATAAACTGATAAAACCTAATGAAGatgataaagaaaagaTAAATGAACAACAAATcaatgataaaaataaagatatattaaagaaaaaaataaatacattacaaaataatgataatatattaaataaaaataagaaatcTTTAAAGGATATAACTGAATCTATAGATCATCAAAATAACAATGAcaaggaaaaaaaaaataataataataataatatgaataataataataatacatttcattatagtaatatatatatcaaatgTGTTACAGATATGAATAGTGTTCAAAAGcctatttatatttatactaatgataaaatgaaaaatcattatttcaatgaatatacaaattacatattaaagaaatggaagaaaaaaagtttcatctctttttatttcaaaCAACCTGTTATTTTATCAGAATTAAAAGAACAAGCAGGAAATAATACTATAGATgtagataatatattacaaaattATAGGTTACCATTTGTTAATCTAGAAAActttaaattatatatagatgATATTGTATCATATAAACAGAAGAATGTATATcacataaaaattaatacaCCTTATAAAACATTCATGTCTTATCAGAAGGATCATTTTCCTTACATGTctcataataatattgtaaaatatttatgtatagatttttctaaaatataa
- a CDS encoding putative glycolipid transfer protein: MSSLCEGEIFIANIEKKSLECRENDEIVVLKICELCNIIYPIFNKIFGNGFLGDTLKKDLKNSSSQVQRAIEKYPEETKYVSMLYSYNINKYENIEKLKRDLENGIISFLWMKRTLEFIIIFLEKCYITCNETKLSICAQEAYNEVLKKYHGFITSKIVKLCLRLSPTKEILTKKLGFQTHQQASMVLEKCLSITKPLVTDISVTIERFNCNFEEKI, translated from the coding sequence atgagtAGTCTTTGTGAAGGTGAAATATTTATTGCCAATATAGAGAAGAAATCACTTGAATGTAGAGAAAATGACGAAATTGttgtattaaaaatatgtgaATTATGTAATATCATATATCCAATATTTAATAAGATATTTGGGAATGGATTTTTAGGTGATACCTTAAAAAAGGATCTAAAAAATTCTTCTTCTCAAGTTCAACGAGCTATTGAAAAATATCCTGAAGAAACAAAATATGTTTCCATgttatattcttataatataaataaatatgagaatatagaaaaattaaaacgAGATTTAGAAAATGGAATTATAAGTTTCTTATGGATGAAAAGAACACTagaatttattataatatttctagAGAAATGTTATATAACATGTAATGAAACTAAATTATCTATATGTGCACAAGAAGCTTATAATGaagtattaaaaaaatatcatgGATTTATAACTTCAAAAATAGTAAAATTATGTTTAAGGCTATCTCCTACTAAAGAAATTTTAACCAAAAAATTAGGATTTCAAACTCATCAACAAGCTTCAATGGTACTTGAAAAATGTCTTTCTATAACAAAACCTTTGGTAACAGATATATCGGTTACTATAGAAAGATTTAATTGTAATTTTGAGGAAAAAATTtaa
- a CDS encoding thioredoxin 3, with protein sequence MALICIGSVCFSLFHIGVIILLIINYFSSHIKKIFPFFFKSTNKEEIDKQIANILEAKRKNKQLEKSTYIELKNTESLNHVFSSTQNSSIVIKFGAVWCKPCNKIKEYFKNQLNYYFVTLVDIDVDIHPKLNNEHNIKALPTFEFYFNLNNEWILVHTVEGANQNDIEKAFQKYCLEKAK encoded by the exons atggcTCTTATTTGTATCGGATCCGTATGTTTTTCACTTTTCCATATAGGAgttataattttgttaattataaattatttttcatctcatataaaaaaaatatttccATTCTTCTTTAAAAGTACAAATAAAG aaGAAATAGACAAACAAATTGCAAATATCTTAGAAGcaaaaaggaaaaataaGCAG CTTGAAAAAAGTACTTATATCGAATTAAAAAACACAGAAAGTTTAAACCATGTATTTTCATCAACTCAAAATTCGTCCATAGTCATAAAATTTGGTGCCGTTTGGTGTAAGCCATGTAATAAAATCAAAGAGTATTTTAag AATCAattgaattattattttgtaacATTGGTTGATATTGATGTTGATATACACCcaaaattaaataatgaacaTAACATTAAAGCATTGCCAACATTtgaattttattttaatttgaATAATGAATGGATCTTAGTTCATACA GTTGAAGGAGCTAATCAAAATGATATAGAAAAGGCATTTCAGAAGTATTGTTTAGAAAAAGCAAAATGA
- a CDS encoding putative sugar transporter, producing the protein MAEIKNLTKKKESIYNTQDKINNNNVSNNIYINKNINIYNNKNIHIYNNEPNNYKVNYINSIHGTPRDVYTKNYISIINSESKNKMTNEKNEVNISNGNIKNEKNKKGGSQEIRNGIEYINNNNNIQEKKKSNNHSKISCYSNEYMIKNNEQIHMKNTTTINSYEYNNNKNNIIKEGKKEKCYLLYNGNKNGPYYYMNEQNGIDNNNNNIIKGGSIHNNVYYNIKPVNKYEHYSKYLAPVIINNNNNNNIDCNCINIKNKINNKDLLKINNISVYDQKKNKIIINNIHNNNNIFSSDCIQTNNIYDPIQGKKYIESKKYMSPSIKNSHDNLKEKNKSYINNINTHLEYNTNSVIKNSNDINYNDTSNYYNNTNDYKVVYNNNNKYVAPIYKSSNNVNVDLKNATCDNEKKIQKLDKIYNDSENEKVYENIQNDPKKIQKKKNIYKENMTSKKNEINNNVPQYCNNNNNYYTKEDNYRNIKNNVDEKNIFPYEKNNYDNDNILPKNNESTDVNNIHNNINNIYNIKNKSVERSSYINQNNLHIIKTYNEKINEVSPSNVINSNDDMESDHYESIPSQNVSLSKIADINIPQNNTIYNNVEEKEYEKYDSYNDKTNDIYSVEVMDNLYDSKHKNNIYDNINKDINNITTKEDYYINDVNDKNDNNKCNYYQKRGSISYSGLLTSMVSSILTQQNERKIKESNNCLNYSWGIDKYDYTLLQTFEDNTETKNNIILKKKIMEGFNKKKSNEHILTLTLSLMICISILCNYDHGAIPVTLEEIQKDFPLSYIEQSLLGSLVYFGLIIGTIMASVLFELLSAKLLVTISIILLSISLYIFSHANCITFMYISRFVNGLCQAIPVVYLPVWVDEFSPDEKATQWMSYIQLASIGGTVFGYFLGGILSNNSYTYHKNDSIFSNVNFVTTWRSPFLIQAFLLLPIFLIMIFIPSDKINITSNNTQCTDDISIQEIDDITQSQNKNHKHNNNITNKYSNHKYPNNIYNSNTYDNIYKTNNYINSYNNIYHNNNINICHNNETKDISYTSRATNKSIAEKHKYRKSKLFSDSKNKLLRRNFNRSATYIMEKKTNVLKKTLKEVKKLFHNKLYIIITLGMSNLYFVVTGIQFWITEYMSVVLLTEKMKIVTVSTLCFLTSPTSGVWFGGFVCDLFGGYKNTNYSKTIKVATAFAISACIFGILSAHLKNFIFFSISLWLCLFTGSALVPVCVGMLLSCVNNHQKSLSSAVSQVIYNVFGWFSAPLLSGIIMDIMHKYTNDNRLALKAGFTMILYSSSIGFLLLLYANFLDLSEKKDNDELIELEEPLT; encoded by the exons ATGGCAGagataaaaaatttgacaaaaaagaaagagAGCATTTACAACACACAggataaaataaataacaacaatgtgagtaataatatttacattaataaaaatattaatatctATAATAACAAgaatattcatatttataataatgaacCCAATAATTATAAAGTAAATTATATCAATAGTATTCATGGAACTCCAAGGGATGTATAcacaaaaaattatatatctataatAAACAGTGAatctaaaaataaaatgacaaatgaaaagaatgaagtaaatatttctaatggtaatataaaaaatgagaaaaacaaaaaaggGGGATCTCAAGAAATACGAAATGGTATAGagtatataaataataataataatatacaagaaaaaaaaaaaagtaataatcATAGTAAAATATCTTGTTATTCTAATGAATATATGATAAAGAACAATGAGCAGATTCATATGAAGAATACTACAACAATTAATAgttatgaatataataataataaaaataatataataaaagaaggcaaaaaagagaaatgttatttattatacaatggaaataaaaatggtccttattattatatgaacGAACAAAATGGTATagacaataataataataatattattaaagGTGGTAGTATTCATAACaatgtttattataatatcaaGCCTGTAAATAAATACGAACATTATTCCAAATATCTCGCACCTGTTATAattaacaataataataataataatatagattgtaattgtataaatatcaaaaataaaattaacaACAAAGATCTActtaaaataaataatatatctgtttatgatcaaaaaaaaaataaaataataataaataatattcataataataataatatattttcatcagATTGTATACAAactaataatatatatgatcCTATAcaaggaaaaaaatatatagaatcAAAAAAGTATATGTCACCaagtataaaaaatagccatgataatttaaaagaaaagaataaatcatatattaataatattaacaCACATCTGGAATATAACACAAATAgtgtaataaaaaatagtaatgatataaattataatgacacaagtaattattataataatacaaatgattataaagtggtgtataataataataataaatatgtagCACCTATTTATAAATCATCAAATAATGTTAATGTGGATTTAAAAAATGCAACTTGtgataatgaaaaaaaaatacaaaaacTTGACAAAATTTATAACGATTCTGAAAATGAAAAGGTATATGAAAACATTCAAAATGATCCAAAGAAgatacaaaaaaaaaaaaatatatataaagaaaatatgacgagtaagaaaaatgaaataaataataatgttcctcaatattgtaataataataataattattatacaaaAGAGGACaattatagaaatataaaaaataatgtagatgaaaaaaatatatttccatatgaaaaaaataattatgataatgataatattttaccaaaaaataatgaatcaactgatgtaaataatattcataataatataaataatatatataatataaaaaataaatctGTGGAAAGatcatcatatataaatcaaaataatttacatattataaaaacatataatgaaaaaataaatgaagTATCACCTTCAAACGTAATAAATTCAAATGATGATATGGAAAGTGACCATTATGAATCTATACCAAGTCAAAATGTATCACTTAGTAAGATAGcagatataaatattcctcagaataatacaatatataataatgtagaagaaaaagaatatgAGAAATATGATTcatataatgataaaactaatgatatatatagtGTAGAAGTTATGgataatttatatgattcaaaacataaaaataatatatatgataatataaataaagatataaacaatataacAACGAAAGAggattattatattaatgatgtaaatgataagaatgataataataaatgtaattattatcaaaaaagAGGAAGTATCAGTTATAGTGGTTTATTAACATCAATGGTTTCATCTATTTTAACACaacaaaatgaaagaaaaataaaagaaagCAATAATTGTTTAAATTATTCTTGGGGTATTGataaatatgattataCATTATTACAAACTTTTGAAGATAATAcagaaacaaaaaataatattatattaaaaaaaaaaattatggaaggatttaataagaaaaaatcTAATGAACATATTTTAACTTTAACCTTATCATTAATGATATGTATTTCTATTTTATGTAATTATGATCATGGAGCTATACCAGTAACATTAGAAGAAATACAAAAAGATTTTCCATTAAGTTATATAGAACAATCATTATTAGGTAGTTTAGTTTATTTTGGATTAATTATTGGTACTATAATGGCTAGTGTATTATTCGAATTATTGTCAGCTAAATTATTAGTTACTATAAGTATCATCTTATTATctatatctttatatatatttagtCATGCAAATTGTATTACCTTTATGTATATTTCTAGATTTGTAAATGGACTTTGTCAAGCTATACCTGTTGTATACTTACCTGTATGGGTTGATGAATTTTCACCTGATGAAAAAGCTACACAATGGATGTCATATATTCAACTAGCATCCATAGGAGGAACTGTTTTTGGTTATTTCCTAGGAGGAATTCTATCAAATAATTCTTATACttatcataaaaatgattCTATTTTTTCTAATGTAAATTTTGTTACTACATGGAGATCTCCTTTTTTGATTCAGGCATTCTTGTTATTAccaatttttttaattatgaTATTCATACCTTCTGacaaaattaatataacCTCTAACAACACTCAGTGTACTGATGATATAAGTATTCAAGAAATTGATGACATAACACAAAGTCAAAATAAAAACCATAAGcacaataataatattacaaataaatattcgAATCATAAATATcctaataatatatataattcaaatacatatgacaatatatataaaactaACAATTACATTAACagttataataatatttatcataataataatataaatatttgtCACAATAATGAAACAAAAGATATTTCATATACATCCAGAGCCACAAATAAATCCATAGCTgaaaaacataaatatagaaaaagTAAATTATTCAGTgattcaaaaaataaattattgCGTCGTAATTTTAATAGATCAGCTACATATATAATGGAAAAGAAAACtaatgtattaaaaaaaactCTTAAAGAAgtgaaaaaattatttcataataaattatatattattataaccTTAGGTATGAGTAATCTATATTTTGTAGTAACAGGTATACAATTCTGGATAACTGAATATATGTCTGTTGTTTTATTAACAgagaaaatgaaaattgTTACTGTATCAACTTTATGTTTTTTAACTTCTCCTACTTCTGGAGTTTGGTTTGGTGGCTTTGTTTGTGATTTATTCGGAGgttataaaaatacaaattatTCAAAAACTATAAAGGTAGCAACAGCATTTGCTATATCCGCATGTATATTTGGCATTCTTTCTGCTCATTTGAagaattttatttttttctcgATATCCTTGTGGTTATGTCTTTTTACGGGCTCTGCTTTGGTTCCCGTTTGTGTGG GAATGCTCTTATCGTGCGTTAATAACCATCAGAAGAGTTTATCCTCTGCTGTCTCTCAAGtcatatataatgtttttGGTTGGTTCTCAGCTCCTTTGTTGTCTGGGATTATTATGGACATAATGCACAAATATACCAATGACAATAGATTGGCTTTAAA AGCTGGATTCACCATGATTTTGTATTCTAGTTCTATAGGTTTTCTTTTGTTGTTATACGCCAATTTTTTG GACCTTTCTGAGAAAAAAGACAATGACGAACTGATAGAATTAGAAGAACCACTCACTTAG